Proteins from a single region of Platichthys flesus chromosome 16, fPlaFle2.1, whole genome shotgun sequence:
- the arhgap23a gene encoding rho GTPase-activating protein 23 isoform X1, with the protein MWTERHADLSKPCAPMPAAMLPCPAPVGSDWSFQNPVGVDCSSPEPRCIWLAVLRGTTGPVPAPSPPPVMATGPRKSSLQPRAKGRRDGLSSAGDNPRPPMATRSGREGVGMGWKGPRTLVLRKNSQGFGFTLRHFIVYPPESTLHTNLKDEENGNGKGYQKGRLEPMDTIFVKNVREKGPAHQAGLCTGDRLVKVNGESVLGKTYSQVIALIQNSESVLELSIMPKDEDVLQLVSAYSQDAYLTGNEPYSGGAEHLPPPPPLCYPRTKTTTPAGAPPPTPMGQNQLDNWSRWPGSSSPSSPLDNHSALGSPASWQEGRAGEPGGVGHSSPAHRTEEIQYGMTSKQPQGQTRGRSYSSSSSSGGPLSSPLQVHYPNHHAVSPPQPQPRKSSSAWSSPPLPQLSHGQNERCQQALTDWFYSQRPEHSGRCIQTRHRSYSQDRLSETRRQQQRSGGWPHSASQDTLLLLQQQSGPGPHGEPCWSYGDWEGGPGRGPPGTNYTRTRSENLLAQYDRHGRSLEMLDRTAAGVVSPRFERPSWHQQAPKPPPRTDAYPRQGGHFVASQAPLVPRHTQSHSKHHPQPHTQAHLQPQAQQAAPQTRRLPTGQSMDDQPVGYRSYSPSFYRKTGRIMQQAHSFRDPSYSGPHLNWNSTPKTSPPEVTAAPITSSTASPLASATPESQDRAYRPTNHERERGSVEGETEVVPQTQEVVLRQKPPTGRRNAHGLRHPHYALPMDGLEPSLFSTDPQDPAPGSSGDVAPRKPNGNLAPLSIEDDSLASIPFIDEPTSPGADLRARHVPASSVVSSGMSSAPAVVTSPASPTFTFPLTRLFSHDCSSIKSSRRSSYLLAITTERSKSCDEGLNTFREEGRVFSRLPKRVKSFFTDGSLDNLGTAEEVRSKRHSTSELGNITYSDVRREGWLHYKQILTEKGKKVGSGMRPWKRVFSILRSHSLFLYKDKREAVLRGATIGGSAEDDQPISIRGCLVDIAYSETKRKHALRLTTQDFCEYLLQAEDREEMLDWIKVIRENSKTDSEELGFSRQALINKKLNDYRKQSPTGSKPDSSPRMARMKPPFLLNKTENAAAAPRSPKQDGKDESSPPKSPWGINIMKKTKKAGPKAFGVRLEDCQPGVINKFIPLIVEICCGLVEEMGLEYTGIYRVPGNNAVVSMLQDQLNKGDQINPAEEKWQDLNVVSSLLKSFFRKLPEPLFTNDKYNDFIDANRMDNATDRLKTMKKLIRDLPDYYFHTLKFLVGHLKTVADSADKNKMEPRNLALVFGPTLVRTSEDNMKDMVTHMPDRYKIVETLIQHYIWFFTDELDKDEKTPVDTEDVQPVPNIDHLLPNIGRTALLGEASDSTNSDSAKSKGSWGSKKDLTAKDFLTLSIMSAVSGRKRRKRHNGRRVGSTDDDDSEHEPIKAGAEEGEEAASPAGDTAPRAEAEEDDDDEEEEEEEEDEEVVESGVKEEVEQEVVAVIPSRPCCKEEEDAGGRQAVILLQEEEARAEVKGPAWRSREDARSIVSGYSTLSTLGRSLGSEGRGDDGDDENSELVSETDNESGFASRSLTQERPDKHTNTPVNTQPPAAQRSFLYTHYKPPVLSPTNLLAPPTPLTHTPDSAERSEGGARSTTPSSSSFSSSSTTHRLHSRPSFNSHKLIQCDTLARKKMKSEKSNARSLDMMELAEASAQCDGAGSGSDGAPRLRRDTSRTNPSSGSSQESLRPARPKTALPPCEAASFTPTGPGGRSLAEQVRARLLGSADDLRSVGLRKPLSPETRRKRRAWRRHTVVASPTETSDKRPTMIFNDFPLSPINQNQVKSPGLPRDADVLDQEPTARQVPTSRFHQYL; encoded by the exons GCTAAGGGTCGGAGGGATGGTCTCTCCTCAGCCGGTGACAACCCTCGGCCGCCGATGGCGACCCGGTCGGGAAGGGAGGGGGTCGGCATGGGCTGGAAGGGTCCCCGGACGCTGGTCCTCCGCAAGAACTCCCAGGGTTTTGGGTTCACGTTGCGCCACTTCATCGTTTACCCTCCAGAGTCCACCCTGCACACCAACCTCAAG GATGAGGAGAATGGAAATGGAAAGG GGTATCAGAAAGGTCGCCTGGAGCCGATGGACACCATATTTGTGAAGAACGTGCGGGAGAAAGGTCCGGCCCACCAGGCGGGCTTATGCACAG GGGATCGGCTGGTGAAAGTGAACGGCGAGAGTGTTTTAGGGAAGACGTACTCGCAGGTGATCGCCCTCATTCAGAACAG TGAGAGCGTGCTGGAGCTCTCCATCATGCCAAAAGATGAAGATGTGCTTCAGTTGGTAAGT GCGTATTCCCAGGATGCCTACCTGACAGGCAACGAACCCTATTCAGGGGGAGCTGAGCATCTCCCACCCCCACCGCCCCTCTGTTACCCACGCACCAAGACCACCACCCCTGCTGGAGCCCCTCCACCTACGCCCATGGGCCAGAACCAGCTGGATAACTGGAGTCGCTGGCCAGGCTCTTCCAGCCCCTCTTCACCCCTGGATAACCACTCGGCTTTGGGCAGCCCCGCCAGCTGGCAGGAGGGGCGGGCGGGAGAGCCTGGAGGTGTGGGTCACAGCAGCCCGGCCCACCGCACAGAGGAGATCCAGTATGGTATGACCAGCAAGCAGCCTCAGGGCCAGACCAGGGGGCGCTCctactcttcctcttcctcgtcagGAGGCCCCTTGTCCAGCCCGCTCCAAGTCCACTACCCCAACCACCACGCTGTCAGTCCCCCTCAGCCCCAGCCACGGAAGTCCAGCTCGGCCTGGAGCAGTCCTCCCCTGCCACAGCTCAGCCACGGTCAAAACGAGCGCTGCCAGCAGGCGCTGACTGACTGGTTCTACAGCCAGCGGCCTGAGCACTCAGGACGCTGCATCCAGACGCGCCACCGCAGCTACTCTCAGGACCGACTCAGTGAAAcaaggaggcagcagcagcggtcAGGTGGCTGGCCGCACAGCGCCTCCCAGGACACTCTGCTGTTATTGCAGCAGCAGTCAGGACCAGGACCCCACGGAGAGCCGTGCTGGTCATATGGAGACTGGGAGGGGGGCCCGGGTAGGGGTCCCCCTGGCACTAACTATACTCGAACTCGCTCGGAAAACCTTCTGGCCCAGTACGATCGCCATGGCCGCTCGTTAGAGATGCTGGACCGAACAGCAGCTGGAGTAGTCTCACCTCGGTTCGAGAGGCCATCATGGCACCAACAGGCTCCAAAGCCGCCCCCCAGGACTGATGCTTACCCAAGACAGGGGGGACATTTTGTTGCATCACAAGCTCCTCTGGTACCacgacacacacagtcacattctAAACACCACCCACAGCCACATACCCAGGCCCACTTGCAGCCCCAGGCCCAACAAGCTGCCCCCCAGACCAGGCGGCTACCCACTGGGCAGAGCATGGACGACCAGCCTGTGGGCTACCGCAGCTACAGCCCCTCTTTTTACCGCAAGACAGGCCGCATCATGCAGCAAGCCCACTCTTTCAGGGACCCCTCATACTCTGGCCCTCACTTGAACTGGAACTCAACACCTAAAACCAGCCCCCCAGAGGTCACAGCGGCGCCCATCACCTCCTCTACGGCCTCTCCCCTTGCCTCCGCCACTCCGGAATCCCAGGATAGAGCTTACAGGCCGACGAACCACGAGAGGGAACGAGGGTCGGTGGAGGGGGAGACGGAGGTGGTGCCACAGACCCAGGAAGTTGTGTTGAGGCAGAAACCTCCGACCGGGCGGAGGAACGCCCACGGCTTGCGTCATCCCCACTACGCGCTGCCCATGGACGGGCTGGAACcctctttgttttccacagATCCTCAGGACCCCGCTCCTGGTTCCTCAGGAGACGTGGCCCCGCGCAAACCAAACGGCAACCTCGCCCCGCTCTCCATAGAGGATGACTCTCTGGCCTCCATCCCCTTCATTG ATGAGCCAACCAGCCCCGGCGCTGACTTGCGCGCCCGCCACGTGCCGGCCTCCTCCGTGGTGTCCAGCGGCATGAGTTCGGCGCCCGCCGTTGTCACCAGCCCCGCCTCCCCCACCTTCACCTTCCCCCTCACTAGGCTCTTCTCACATGACTGCA GCAGTATTAAATCCAGTCGCCGTTCCTCCTATCTTCTAGCCATCACCACGGAGCGCTCCAAGTCATGCGACGAAGGACTCAACACGTTCAGGGAGGAAGGCCGGGTCTTCTC GAGGCTACCAAAGAGAGTGAAGAGTTTCTTCACCGACGGG tcgcTGGACAACCTTGGGACAGCAGAGGAGGTTCGATCTAAACGTCACTCCACCTCCGAGCTGGGAAACATCACATACAGCGACGTGCGGCGGGAAGGATGGCTGCACTACAAACAAATCCTCACCGAGAAGGGCAAG AAGGTGGGCAGCGGCATGCGTCCGTGGAAGCGAGTCTTTTCGATACTTCGCTCCCATTCGCTGTTCCTCTACAAGGACAAGAGGGAGGCGGTGCTTCGCGGGGCCACGATCGGTGGCTCGGCGGAGGACGACCAGCCTATCAGCATCCGGGGCTGCCTGGTGGACATCGCATACAGTGAGACCAAACGAAAACACGCCCTGCGACTGACCACGCAGGACTTCTGTGAGTACCTGCTGCAGGCGGAGGACCGGGAGGAAATGCTGGACTGGATAAAAGTCATCAGGGAAAACAGCAAGACAGACagcgag GAACTTGGGTTTTCCAGACAGGCCCTCAtcaataaaaaactgaatgatTACAGAAAACAAAG TCCGACAGGCAGCAAGCCAGACTCGTCTCCCAGGATGGCCCGCATGAAGCCTCCCTTCCTGCTCAACAAGACGGAGAACGCCGCCGCAGCGCCACGCTCCCCAAAGCAAGATGGCAAAG ATGAGAGCAGCCCGCCAAAGTCTCCGTGGGGCATCAAcatcatgaagaaaacaaaaaaggccGGGCCCAAAGCTTTCGGTGTGAGGCTGGAGGATTGTCAGCCTGGTGTAATTAACAAG TTCATCCCATTGATTGTGGAGATCTGCTGCGGCCTGGTGGAGGAGATGGGTCTGGAATACACCGGAATCTACAGGGTCCCAGGGAATAACGCCGTCGTGTCGATGCTTCAGGATCAGCTCAACAAGGGCGATCAGATCAAccctgcagaggag AAGTGGCAGGACCTGAACGTCGTCAGCAGTTTACTCAAATCCTTCTTCAGGAAACTCCCGGAGCCGCTCTTCACCAACG ACAAGTACAACGACTTTATCGATGCCAATCGGATGGACAATGCAACTGACAGATTAAAGACAATGAAGAAACTG ATCCGAGACCTTCCTGATTATTATTTCCACACTCTGAAGTTCCTGGTTGGCCACCTGAAGACGGTGGCAGACAGCGCAGATAAAAACaag ATGGAGCCTCGTAACCTGGCGCTGGTGTTCGGGCCGACGCTGGTTCGGACGTCTGAGGACAACATGAAAGACATGGTCACACACATGCCGGACCGCTACAAGATAGTCGAGACGCTCATCCAGCAT TACATCTGGTTTTTCACTGACGAACTAGACAAGGACGAAAAG ACGCCTGTGGACACGGAGGACGTGCAGCCTGTCCCCAACATCGACCACCTGCTGCCTAACATCGGCAGGACCGCTCTGCTCGGGGAAGCCTCAG ACTCAACCAACAGTGACTCAGCTAAATCGAAG GGGTCGTGGGGGTCAAAGAAGGACCTCACAGCAAAGGATTTCCTGACTCTGTCCATCATGTCAGCTGTATCAGGCCGCAAGCGCAGGAAGCGGCATAACGGCCGCCGCGTGGGCAGCACCGACGACGACGACTCAGAGCACGAGCCAATCAAAGCCggggcagaggagggagaggaggcggcGTCTCCTGCAGGGGACACTGCTCCTCgggcagaggcagaggaagatgacgatgatgaggaagaagaagaagaagaggaagatgaggaagttGTAGAAAGCGGAGTGAAAGAGGAGGTAGAACAAGAGGTGGTGGCGGTTATTCCCAGTCGGCCGTGCtgcaaagaggaagaggatgcagGAGGAAGACAGGCAGTGAtactgctgcaggaggaagaggccaGGGCAGAGGTTAAAGGGCCGGCATGGCGATCGCGGGAGGATGCACGCTCCATTGTTTCCGGTTACTCCACCCTCTCCACCTTAGGGCGCAGCCTGGGgtcagaggggaggggggacgaTGGTGATGACGAGAACAGCGAGCTGGTGAGCGAGACGGACAACGAGAGCGGCTTTGCCTCGCGCTCCCTCACCCAGGAGAGAcccgacaaacacacaaacacacccgtGAACACACAACCGCCAGCAGCCCAGCGCAGCTTCCTCTACACACACTACAAGCCCCCGGTTCTCTCACCCACAAACCTGCTCGCACCGCCCACACCGCTCACACATACACCAGACTCTGCGGagaggagtgaaggaggagCGCGCTCCACCAcgccctcgtcctcctccttctcctcctcctccaccactcacAGACTGCACTCGCGGCCTTCCTTTAACTCCCACAAGCTGATCCAGTGTGACACTCTTGCCAGGAAGAAGATGAAGTCGGAGAAGTCAAATGCTCGCTCCCTGGACATGATGGAGCTGGCCGAGGCCTCCGCCCAGTGCGACGGGGCCGGCTCTGGGTCGGACGGTGCGCCCAGATTGAGGAGGGATACATCCAGAACCAACCCCTCCTCAGGCAGCAGTCAAGAGAGCCTGCGCCCGGCCCGGCCCAAAACCGCTCTGCCGCCCTGCGAGGCCGCCTCCTTCACCCCGACCGGCCCTGGCGGCAGGTCTCTGGCTGAGCAGGTTCGCGCTCGCCTGCTGGGATCCGCCGACGACCTGCGCAGCGTGGGACTGCGAAAACCGCTCTCACCTGAGACGCGGAGGAAGAGACGGGCCTGGCGCAGACACACCGTGGTGGCCTCCCCGACTGAGACGTCCGACAAGAGACCCACTATGATTTTCAATGACTTCCCCCTTTCTCCAATCAATCAAAACCAGGTCAAATCACCAGGGCTGCCTCGGGATGCAGACGTTCTCGATCAAGAACCTACTGCACGTCAAGTACCCACCTCTAGATTCCACCAGTACCTGTGa
- the arhgap23a gene encoding rho GTPase-activating protein 23 isoform X4 produces MNGVAFCLVGIPPYSENHAKGRRDGLSSAGDNPRPPMATRSGREGVGMGWKGPRTLVLRKNSQGFGFTLRHFIVYPPESTLHTNLKDEENGNGKGYQKGRLEPMDTIFVKNVREKGPAHQAGLCTGDRLVKVNGESVLGKTYSQVIALIQNSESVLELSIMPKDEDVLQLVSAYSQDAYLTGNEPYSGGAEHLPPPPPLCYPRTKTTTPAGAPPPTPMGQNQLDNWSRWPGSSSPSSPLDNHSALGSPASWQEGRAGEPGGVGHSSPAHRTEEIQYGMTSKQPQGQTRGRSYSSSSSSGGPLSSPLQVHYPNHHAVSPPQPQPRKSSSAWSSPPLPQLSHGQNERCQQALTDWFYSQRPEHSGRCIQTRHRSYSQDRLSETRRQQQRSGGWPHSASQDTLLLLQQQSGPGPHGEPCWSYGDWEGGPGRGPPGTNYTRTRSENLLAQYDRHGRSLEMLDRTAAGVVSPRFERPSWHQQAPKPPPRTDAYPRQGGHFVASQAPLVPRHTQSHSKHHPQPHTQAHLQPQAQQAAPQTRRLPTGQSMDDQPVGYRSYSPSFYRKTGRIMQQAHSFRDPSYSGPHLNWNSTPKTSPPEVTAAPITSSTASPLASATPESQDRAYRPTNHERERGSVEGETEVVPQTQEVVLRQKPPTGRRNAHGLRHPHYALPMDGLEPSLFSTDPQDPAPGSSGDVAPRKPNGNLAPLSIEDDSLASIPFIDEPTSPGADLRARHVPASSVVSSGMSSAPAVVTSPASPTFTFPLTRLFSHDCSSIKSSRRSSYLLAITTERSKSCDEGLNTFREEGRVFSRLPKRVKSFFTDGSLDNLGTAEEVRSKRHSTSELGNITYSDVRREGWLHYKQILTEKGKKVGSGMRPWKRVFSILRSHSLFLYKDKREAVLRGATIGGSAEDDQPISIRGCLVDIAYSETKRKHALRLTTQDFCEYLLQAEDREEMLDWIKVIRENSKTDSEELGFSRQALINKKLNDYRKQSPTGSKPDSSPRMARMKPPFLLNKTENAAAAPRSPKQDGKDESSPPKSPWGINIMKKTKKAGPKAFGVRLEDCQPGVINKFIPLIVEICCGLVEEMGLEYTGIYRVPGNNAVVSMLQDQLNKGDQINPAEEKWQDLNVVSSLLKSFFRKLPEPLFTNDKYNDFIDANRMDNATDRLKTMKKLIRDLPDYYFHTLKFLVGHLKTVADSADKNKMEPRNLALVFGPTLVRTSEDNMKDMVTHMPDRYKIVETLIQHYIWFFTDELDKDEKTPVDTEDVQPVPNIDHLLPNIGRTALLGEASDSTNSDSAKSKGSWGSKKDLTAKDFLTLSIMSAVSGRKRRKRHNGRRVGSTDDDDSEHEPIKAGAEEGEEAASPAGDTAPRAEAEEDDDDEEEEEEEEDEEVVESGVKEEVEQEVVAVIPSRPCCKEEEDAGGRQAVILLQEEEARAEVKGPAWRSREDARSIVSGYSTLSTLGRSLGSEGRGDDGDDENSELVSETDNESGFASRSLTQERPDKHTNTPVNTQPPAAQRSFLYTHYKPPVLSPTNLLAPPTPLTHTPDSAERSEGGARSTTPSSSSFSSSSTTHRLHSRPSFNSHKLIQCDTLARKKMKSEKSNARSLDMMELAEASAQCDGAGSGSDGAPRLRRDTSRTNPSSGSSQESLRPARPKTALPPCEAASFTPTGPGGRSLAEQVRARLLGSADDLRSVGLRKPLSPETRRKRRAWRRHTVVASPTETSDKRPTMIFNDFPLSPINQNQVKSPGLPRDADVLDQEPTARQVPTSRFHQYL; encoded by the exons GCTAAGGGTCGGAGGGATGGTCTCTCCTCAGCCGGTGACAACCCTCGGCCGCCGATGGCGACCCGGTCGGGAAGGGAGGGGGTCGGCATGGGCTGGAAGGGTCCCCGGACGCTGGTCCTCCGCAAGAACTCCCAGGGTTTTGGGTTCACGTTGCGCCACTTCATCGTTTACCCTCCAGAGTCCACCCTGCACACCAACCTCAAG GATGAGGAGAATGGAAATGGAAAGG GGTATCAGAAAGGTCGCCTGGAGCCGATGGACACCATATTTGTGAAGAACGTGCGGGAGAAAGGTCCGGCCCACCAGGCGGGCTTATGCACAG GGGATCGGCTGGTGAAAGTGAACGGCGAGAGTGTTTTAGGGAAGACGTACTCGCAGGTGATCGCCCTCATTCAGAACAG TGAGAGCGTGCTGGAGCTCTCCATCATGCCAAAAGATGAAGATGTGCTTCAGTTGGTAAGT GCGTATTCCCAGGATGCCTACCTGACAGGCAACGAACCCTATTCAGGGGGAGCTGAGCATCTCCCACCCCCACCGCCCCTCTGTTACCCACGCACCAAGACCACCACCCCTGCTGGAGCCCCTCCACCTACGCCCATGGGCCAGAACCAGCTGGATAACTGGAGTCGCTGGCCAGGCTCTTCCAGCCCCTCTTCACCCCTGGATAACCACTCGGCTTTGGGCAGCCCCGCCAGCTGGCAGGAGGGGCGGGCGGGAGAGCCTGGAGGTGTGGGTCACAGCAGCCCGGCCCACCGCACAGAGGAGATCCAGTATGGTATGACCAGCAAGCAGCCTCAGGGCCAGACCAGGGGGCGCTCctactcttcctcttcctcgtcagGAGGCCCCTTGTCCAGCCCGCTCCAAGTCCACTACCCCAACCACCACGCTGTCAGTCCCCCTCAGCCCCAGCCACGGAAGTCCAGCTCGGCCTGGAGCAGTCCTCCCCTGCCACAGCTCAGCCACGGTCAAAACGAGCGCTGCCAGCAGGCGCTGACTGACTGGTTCTACAGCCAGCGGCCTGAGCACTCAGGACGCTGCATCCAGACGCGCCACCGCAGCTACTCTCAGGACCGACTCAGTGAAAcaaggaggcagcagcagcggtcAGGTGGCTGGCCGCACAGCGCCTCCCAGGACACTCTGCTGTTATTGCAGCAGCAGTCAGGACCAGGACCCCACGGAGAGCCGTGCTGGTCATATGGAGACTGGGAGGGGGGCCCGGGTAGGGGTCCCCCTGGCACTAACTATACTCGAACTCGCTCGGAAAACCTTCTGGCCCAGTACGATCGCCATGGCCGCTCGTTAGAGATGCTGGACCGAACAGCAGCTGGAGTAGTCTCACCTCGGTTCGAGAGGCCATCATGGCACCAACAGGCTCCAAAGCCGCCCCCCAGGACTGATGCTTACCCAAGACAGGGGGGACATTTTGTTGCATCACAAGCTCCTCTGGTACCacgacacacacagtcacattctAAACACCACCCACAGCCACATACCCAGGCCCACTTGCAGCCCCAGGCCCAACAAGCTGCCCCCCAGACCAGGCGGCTACCCACTGGGCAGAGCATGGACGACCAGCCTGTGGGCTACCGCAGCTACAGCCCCTCTTTTTACCGCAAGACAGGCCGCATCATGCAGCAAGCCCACTCTTTCAGGGACCCCTCATACTCTGGCCCTCACTTGAACTGGAACTCAACACCTAAAACCAGCCCCCCAGAGGTCACAGCGGCGCCCATCACCTCCTCTACGGCCTCTCCCCTTGCCTCCGCCACTCCGGAATCCCAGGATAGAGCTTACAGGCCGACGAACCACGAGAGGGAACGAGGGTCGGTGGAGGGGGAGACGGAGGTGGTGCCACAGACCCAGGAAGTTGTGTTGAGGCAGAAACCTCCGACCGGGCGGAGGAACGCCCACGGCTTGCGTCATCCCCACTACGCGCTGCCCATGGACGGGCTGGAACcctctttgttttccacagATCCTCAGGACCCCGCTCCTGGTTCCTCAGGAGACGTGGCCCCGCGCAAACCAAACGGCAACCTCGCCCCGCTCTCCATAGAGGATGACTCTCTGGCCTCCATCCCCTTCATTG ATGAGCCAACCAGCCCCGGCGCTGACTTGCGCGCCCGCCACGTGCCGGCCTCCTCCGTGGTGTCCAGCGGCATGAGTTCGGCGCCCGCCGTTGTCACCAGCCCCGCCTCCCCCACCTTCACCTTCCCCCTCACTAGGCTCTTCTCACATGACTGCA GCAGTATTAAATCCAGTCGCCGTTCCTCCTATCTTCTAGCCATCACCACGGAGCGCTCCAAGTCATGCGACGAAGGACTCAACACGTTCAGGGAGGAAGGCCGGGTCTTCTC GAGGCTACCAAAGAGAGTGAAGAGTTTCTTCACCGACGGG tcgcTGGACAACCTTGGGACAGCAGAGGAGGTTCGATCTAAACGTCACTCCACCTCCGAGCTGGGAAACATCACATACAGCGACGTGCGGCGGGAAGGATGGCTGCACTACAAACAAATCCTCACCGAGAAGGGCAAG AAGGTGGGCAGCGGCATGCGTCCGTGGAAGCGAGTCTTTTCGATACTTCGCTCCCATTCGCTGTTCCTCTACAAGGACAAGAGGGAGGCGGTGCTTCGCGGGGCCACGATCGGTGGCTCGGCGGAGGACGACCAGCCTATCAGCATCCGGGGCTGCCTGGTGGACATCGCATACAGTGAGACCAAACGAAAACACGCCCTGCGACTGACCACGCAGGACTTCTGTGAGTACCTGCTGCAGGCGGAGGACCGGGAGGAAATGCTGGACTGGATAAAAGTCATCAGGGAAAACAGCAAGACAGACagcgag GAACTTGGGTTTTCCAGACAGGCCCTCAtcaataaaaaactgaatgatTACAGAAAACAAAG TCCGACAGGCAGCAAGCCAGACTCGTCTCCCAGGATGGCCCGCATGAAGCCTCCCTTCCTGCTCAACAAGACGGAGAACGCCGCCGCAGCGCCACGCTCCCCAAAGCAAGATGGCAAAG ATGAGAGCAGCCCGCCAAAGTCTCCGTGGGGCATCAAcatcatgaagaaaacaaaaaaggccGGGCCCAAAGCTTTCGGTGTGAGGCTGGAGGATTGTCAGCCTGGTGTAATTAACAAG TTCATCCCATTGATTGTGGAGATCTGCTGCGGCCTGGTGGAGGAGATGGGTCTGGAATACACCGGAATCTACAGGGTCCCAGGGAATAACGCCGTCGTGTCGATGCTTCAGGATCAGCTCAACAAGGGCGATCAGATCAAccctgcagaggag AAGTGGCAGGACCTGAACGTCGTCAGCAGTTTACTCAAATCCTTCTTCAGGAAACTCCCGGAGCCGCTCTTCACCAACG ACAAGTACAACGACTTTATCGATGCCAATCGGATGGACAATGCAACTGACAGATTAAAGACAATGAAGAAACTG ATCCGAGACCTTCCTGATTATTATTTCCACACTCTGAAGTTCCTGGTTGGCCACCTGAAGACGGTGGCAGACAGCGCAGATAAAAACaag ATGGAGCCTCGTAACCTGGCGCTGGTGTTCGGGCCGACGCTGGTTCGGACGTCTGAGGACAACATGAAAGACATGGTCACACACATGCCGGACCGCTACAAGATAGTCGAGACGCTCATCCAGCAT TACATCTGGTTTTTCACTGACGAACTAGACAAGGACGAAAAG ACGCCTGTGGACACGGAGGACGTGCAGCCTGTCCCCAACATCGACCACCTGCTGCCTAACATCGGCAGGACCGCTCTGCTCGGGGAAGCCTCAG ACTCAACCAACAGTGACTCAGCTAAATCGAAG GGGTCGTGGGGGTCAAAGAAGGACCTCACAGCAAAGGATTTCCTGACTCTGTCCATCATGTCAGCTGTATCAGGCCGCAAGCGCAGGAAGCGGCATAACGGCCGCCGCGTGGGCAGCACCGACGACGACGACTCAGAGCACGAGCCAATCAAAGCCggggcagaggagggagaggaggcggcGTCTCCTGCAGGGGACACTGCTCCTCgggcagaggcagaggaagatgacgatgatgaggaagaagaagaagaagaggaagatgaggaagttGTAGAAAGCGGAGTGAAAGAGGAGGTAGAACAAGAGGTGGTGGCGGTTATTCCCAGTCGGCCGTGCtgcaaagaggaagaggatgcagGAGGAAGACAGGCAGTGAtactgctgcaggaggaagaggccaGGGCAGAGGTTAAAGGGCCGGCATGGCGATCGCGGGAGGATGCACGCTCCATTGTTTCCGGTTACTCCACCCTCTCCACCTTAGGGCGCAGCCTGGGgtcagaggggaggggggacgaTGGTGATGACGAGAACAGCGAGCTGGTGAGCGAGACGGACAACGAGAGCGGCTTTGCCTCGCGCTCCCTCACCCAGGAGAGAcccgacaaacacacaaacacacccgtGAACACACAACCGCCAGCAGCCCAGCGCAGCTTCCTCTACACACACTACAAGCCCCCGGTTCTCTCACCCACAAACCTGCTCGCACCGCCCACACCGCTCACACATACACCAGACTCTGCGGagaggagtgaaggaggagCGCGCTCCACCAcgccctcgtcctcctccttctcctcctcctccaccactcacAGACTGCACTCGCGGCCTTCCTTTAACTCCCACAAGCTGATCCAGTGTGACACTCTTGCCAGGAAGAAGATGAAGTCGGAGAAGTCAAATGCTCGCTCCCTGGACATGATGGAGCTGGCCGAGGCCTCCGCCCAGTGCGACGGGGCCGGCTCTGGGTCGGACGGTGCGCCCAGATTGAGGAGGGATACATCCAGAACCAACCCCTCCTCAGGCAGCAGTCAAGAGAGCCTGCGCCCGGCCCGGCCCAAAACCGCTCTGCCGCCCTGCGAGGCCGCCTCCTTCACCCCGACCGGCCCTGGCGGCAGGTCTCTGGCTGAGCAGGTTCGCGCTCGCCTGCTGGGATCCGCCGACGACCTGCGCAGCGTGGGACTGCGAAAACCGCTCTCACCTGAGACGCGGAGGAAGAGACGGGCCTGGCGCAGACACACCGTGGTGGCCTCCCCGACTGAGACGTCCGACAAGAGACCCACTATGATTTTCAATGACTTCCCCCTTTCTCCAATCAATCAAAACCAGGTCAAATCACCAGGGCTGCCTCGGGATGCAGACGTTCTCGATCAAGAACCTACTGCACGTCAAGTACCCACCTCTAGATTCCACCAGTACCTGTGa